CGATTTCAATTAAATGAGAGAAAGAAGAAGGCTTAATATTCAGCCCATCACATAGTTCAAATATCTTGCTGACAGAGGGCTCGTTTCGATCTACCTCGCATTTTCCAGCTAAGTCCTCTTGATTAAGCCCTTCTTTATTCATATAGCTTTTAAGGTTTTACCGATAACTTGTTTGATAGTTTGCTCATTATGGTCCAAAGGAAAAGACTCCTTTTAAAACCATTATCAATGAGCTATCATCAGGCGCAGGAGGATTTGCAAAATGGGTATTTTAGCTATCAGTATCGGACAGAACAACGACACTGATAAAACAATTGAATTGACAAGAAATTTGTTTTTTTGCTACTATAGCAGTGTTACATATATGATAATGAATATCATTATCAGTAAAGGGAGCTATTTAGAAAATAAATCATTCTCTCTTTTTTTTGAGAACGCCCGAGAATGATTATCTTTATCAATTTACTAAGCTATTTTGAGAGGAGATGTGAGCAACAGGTTCAGGTTTGATAACTACAGATTGATTCGTGCCAACAAGAATGGTGAAAAGGAAAGTGAGACAATGAAGAAAAGTATATCAATATTTTTGAAATGTGTTTTGTCAGCTACTGTGATGTCGTCCGCGCTGCTCGTCGGATATGGAGAGAAGGCGTTCGCTGCTCCCGTGTTTAGTCAATGGGGAGAAGATGGCGAGGAGGAGGGGCAATTTAGTTTTCCCCAAGGGATGGCGATTGATCAAGCAGGAAATCTTTACGTAGCGGATACAATGAACAGCCGTGTGCAGAAATTCACATCAAATGGGCAGTTTCTGCAAGAATGGGATATTGACGGAATGGTCTACGGAATGCCACGGGCCATTGCGGTTGATCATAGTGGGCTTGTCTATGTGAATAATGGGCAAGGCAACATTCGGGTATTTCAGCCAGATGGCACCGAACTGAGGCGTTTGAATGATGATAAGTTTCTAGATTTTGGCGTATTGGGGATGGCTGTCGATCAGGAGGGCAACGTGTATGTATCGAACGCCGGATTGCATCAGGTGCGAAAATATGACCCAACTGGACAAATTTTGCTCACATGGGGAGCGCATGGAACCGCTCCCGGGCAATTCAATGCGCCGTCTGGCATCGCGATCGATCGCGATGGCACCATTTTTATCGCTGATCCGGGCAACTTCCGCATCCAGAAATTCGATGCCATGGGCGACTATCTTGGACAATGGGGAGAGGGGGAAAGCGCCGAACCGGGGCAATTCAGTTTTCCACAAGCGCTCACCTTTGATCGGTACGGAAATCTGCATGTAATGGAGACGAAGAATTATCGGATTCAAGTGCTTGATCCGTATGGGAAATCAATCAGGATGTGGGGCACGGAAGGCTCAGCTCCTGGAGAATTTGAGGTTACATTCGGTGTTGCCACCGACAATGCCGGAAATATCTATGTAGATGACTCCATGCTGCGCCGTGTGCAAAAATTTTCACTCACCTTGGACAGCCCGCAAATCGTGACAACTTCAGACCAGGCGACTGTCACATGGCCTGAGGTAGAGGGGGCAACCGATCTCGAGCTTGAATGGTCGAAAGACGGAAAAAACTGGAGCAAAAAAGCCTTGGCCGCCAATGAAACGCGGACAACGATTTATTCATTGACAGACAATACAAACTATCAGTTCCGCCTGAGTGCAAATTTTGCTCCAGGCTACAGAATGGCCTCCAATCTGGTGGAAGCCAGAACCGCGAACCTGCCATCGCCATCGCCATCATACTATCCGGAAACGGGTGTGTCTTCGACACAATCAACGTCACCAAGTGAAACCAAATTGACTTCAACGAATGGTCAAATAACGCTTCCCGTGGGTAAAATGGGCGAGGTTAGTCTTGAAGATATGATCAGGATCTCGATTCCGGCTAATGCAACAAATAAAGAACTGAAATTAGCGATAGAGAAAGTCCTGAACTCCCAAAATACTCTAAATAATAAAGAGGTTTTGGGCAGCTCGATATTTGAAATTCTGAAAAACTTCCCGGAAAACTTCAGTAAACCGGTAATGATAACTCTAACATTTGATCCAACAAGTTTG
The nucleotide sequence above comes from Paenibacillus sp. IHBB 10380. Encoded proteins:
- a CDS encoding S-layer homology domain-containing protein; protein product: MSNRFRFDNYRLIRANKNGEKESETMKKSISIFLKCVLSATVMSSALLVGYGEKAFAAPVFSQWGEDGEEEGQFSFPQGMAIDQAGNLYVADTMNSRVQKFTSNGQFLQEWDIDGMVYGMPRAIAVDHSGLVYVNNGQGNIRVFQPDGTELRRLNDDKFLDFGVLGMAVDQEGNVYVSNAGLHQVRKYDPTGQILLTWGAHGTAPGQFNAPSGIAIDRDGTIFIADPGNFRIQKFDAMGDYLGQWGEGESAEPGQFSFPQALTFDRYGNLHVMETKNYRIQVLDPYGKSIRMWGTEGSAPGEFEVTFGVATDNAGNIYVDDSMLRRVQKFSLTLDSPQIVTTSDQATVTWPEVEGATDLELEWSKDGKNWSKKALAANETRTTIYSLTDNTNYQFRLSANFAPGYRMASNLVEARTANLPSPSPSYYPETGVSSTQSTSPSETKLTSTNGQITLPVGKMGEVSLEDMIRISIPANATNKELKLAIEKVLNSQNTLNNKEVLGSSIFEILKNFPENFSKPVMITLTFDPTSLKSNQSVGVFYYEDGKKEWMGVSGGKINGNRISVEVNHFGKFAVLVVDQATGMPVTNHPTETSTVASISDIFGHWAEANIKQAISSGIVMGYPDGTFKPNHTVTRAEFAVMLMNTLKPQGAGETLTFTDSAKIGAWAQKAVAQAVQAGIIKGYKDSTFRADAEITRAEMVAMIGNALGQSIEANAVTDFADDKDIPTWAKGSVANVKQAGIVQGKGANQFAAQDHATRAESVTVLLKMLVQKSK